In one Macaca nemestrina isolate mMacNem1 chromosome 2, mMacNem.hap1, whole genome shotgun sequence genomic region, the following are encoded:
- the LOC105477810 gene encoding ankyrin repeat and BTB/POZ domain-containing protein 1 isoform X2, producing MAHTVCLSDPTSTPLPALCLECLSCCDLPVTCPYLGVASPDQKGCFPSAPFHGPSFSDHEPVLTQALTSFLPRYLLEQRDVEVNVRDKWDSTPLYYACLCGHEELVLYLLANGARCEANTFDGERCLYGALSDPIRRALRDYKQVTASCRRRDYYDDFLQRLLEQGIHSDVVFVVHGKPFRVHRCVLGARSAYFANMLDTKWKGKSVVVLRHPLINPVAFGALLQYLYTVVSKPGTCVKVLTIEPPPADPRLREDMALLADCALPPELRGDLWELPFPCPDGFNSCPDVCFRVAGCSFLCHKAFFCGRSDYFRALLDDHFRESEEPETSGGPPAITLHGISPDIFTHVLYYVYSDHTELSPEAAYDVLSIADMYLLPGLKRLCGRSLAQVLDEDSVVGVWRVAKLFRLARLEDQCTEYMAKVIEKLVEREDFVEAVKEEAAAVAARQETDSIPLVDDIRFHVASTVQTYSAIEEAQQRLRALEDLLVSIGLDC from the exons ATGGCACACACTGTCTGCCTGTCCGACCCCACCTCCACACCCTTGCCTGCACTTTGCCTCGAGTGCCTCTCCTGCTGTGATCTGCCTGTCACCTGCCCTTACCTGGGGGTGGCTTCCCCAGACCAAAAGGGATGTTTTCCCTCCGCTCCCTTCCACGGGCCTTCTTTCTCAGACCATGAACCCGTCCTGACCCAGGCTCTGACCTCCTTCCTGCCCAGGTACCTGCTGGAGCAGCGAGACGTGGAGGTGAATGTGCGGGACAAGTGGGACAGCACCCCCTT GTACTATGCCTGCTTGTGTGGGCACGAGGAGCTGGTACTCTACCTTCTGGCCAATG GAGCCCGCTGTGAGGCCAACACCTTCGATGGTGAGCGCTGCCTCTATGGGGCACTGAGTGACCCCATCCGCCGGGCTCTACGTGATTACAAGCAGGTCACAGCTTCCTGCAGGAGGCGGGATTACTATGATGACTTCTTGCAGCG GCTTCTAGAGCAGGGCATCCACAGTGATGTGGTCTTTGTAGTACACGGAAAGCCATTCCGGGTGCATCGCTGCGTCCTGGGTGCACGCAGTGCCTACTTTGCTAACATGCTGGACACCAAATGGAAGGGCAAGAGTGTCGTGGTTCTCAGGCACCCACTG ATCAACCCTGTGGCCTTTGGGGCCCTGCTGCAGTACCTGTACACAG TGGTGTCTAAGCCAGGCACGTGTGTGAAGGTGCTGACCATCGAGCCCCCGCCTGCAGACCCCCGCCTCCGGGAGGACATGGCGCTGCTGGCTGACTGTGCCCTGCCCCCTGAGCTCCGA GGTGATCTTTGGGAGCTGCCCTTCCCTTGTCCTGATGGCTTCAACAGCTGCCCTGACGTCTGCTTCCGAGTGGCCGGCTGCAGCTTCCTCTGCCACAAG GCCTTCTTCTGTGGCCGCAGTGACTACTTCCGGGCCCTGCTGGATGACCACTTCCGAGAGAGCGAGGAGCCGGAGACCTCAGGGGGCCCCCCAGCCATCACCCTGCACGGCATCTCACCCGACATCTTCACCCATGTGCTCTACTACGTGTACAGCGACCACACTGAG CTGTCCCCTGAGGCGGCCTACGACGTGCTGAGCATCGCCGACATGTACCTACTGCCAGGCCTGAAGAGGCTGTGTGGCCGTAGCCTGGCCCAGGTGCTAGACGAGGACAGTGTGGTGGGTGTGTGGCGCGTGGCCAAGCTCTTCCGCTTGGCGCGGCTTGAGGACCAGTGCACTGAGTACATGGCCAAGGTCATTGAAAAG CTGGTGGAGCGGGAAGACTTCGTGGAGGCCGTGAAAGAGGAGGCAGCGGCTGTGGCGGCCCGGCAGGAGACGGACTCCATCCCGCTGGTGGACGACATCCGCTTCCACGTGGCCAGCACGGTGCAGACCTACAGCGCCATAGAGGAGGCGCAGCAGCGGCTGCGGGCACTCGAGGACCTGCTCGTGTCCATTGGCCTGGACTGTTGA
- the LOC105477810 gene encoding ankyrin repeat and BTB/POZ domain-containing protein 1 isoform X1, whose product MAHTVCLSDPTSTPLPALCLECLSCCDLPVTCPYLGVASPDQKGCFPSAPFHGPSFSDHEPVLTQALTSFLPRYLLEQRDVEVNVRDKWDSTPLYYACLCGHEELVLYLLANGARCEANTFDGERCLYGALSDPIRRALRDYKQVTASCRRRDYYDDFLQRLLEQGIHSDVVFVVHGKPFRVHRCVLGARSAYFANMLDTKWKGKSVVVLRHPLINPVAFGALLQYLYTGRLDIGVEHVSDCERLAKQCQLWDLLSDLEAKCEKVSEFVVSKPGTCVKVLTIEPPPADPRLREDMALLADCALPPELRGDLWELPFPCPDGFNSCPDVCFRVAGCSFLCHKAFFCGRSDYFRALLDDHFRESEEPETSGGPPAITLHGISPDIFTHVLYYVYSDHTELSPEAAYDVLSIADMYLLPGLKRLCGRSLAQVLDEDSVVGVWRVAKLFRLARLEDQCTEYMAKVIEKLVEREDFVEAVKEEAAAVAARQETDSIPLVDDIRFHVASTVQTYSAIEEAQQRLRALEDLLVSIGLDC is encoded by the exons ATGGCACACACTGTCTGCCTGTCCGACCCCACCTCCACACCCTTGCCTGCACTTTGCCTCGAGTGCCTCTCCTGCTGTGATCTGCCTGTCACCTGCCCTTACCTGGGGGTGGCTTCCCCAGACCAAAAGGGATGTTTTCCCTCCGCTCCCTTCCACGGGCCTTCTTTCTCAGACCATGAACCCGTCCTGACCCAGGCTCTGACCTCCTTCCTGCCCAGGTACCTGCTGGAGCAGCGAGACGTGGAGGTGAATGTGCGGGACAAGTGGGACAGCACCCCCTT GTACTATGCCTGCTTGTGTGGGCACGAGGAGCTGGTACTCTACCTTCTGGCCAATG GAGCCCGCTGTGAGGCCAACACCTTCGATGGTGAGCGCTGCCTCTATGGGGCACTGAGTGACCCCATCCGCCGGGCTCTACGTGATTACAAGCAGGTCACAGCTTCCTGCAGGAGGCGGGATTACTATGATGACTTCTTGCAGCG GCTTCTAGAGCAGGGCATCCACAGTGATGTGGTCTTTGTAGTACACGGAAAGCCATTCCGGGTGCATCGCTGCGTCCTGGGTGCACGCAGTGCCTACTTTGCTAACATGCTGGACACCAAATGGAAGGGCAAGAGTGTCGTGGTTCTCAGGCACCCACTG ATCAACCCTGTGGCCTTTGGGGCCCTGCTGCAGTACCTGTACACAG gCCGCCTGGACATTGGTGTAGAGCATGTGAGTGACTGTGAACGCCTGGCCAAGCAGTGCCAGCTGTGGGACCTGCTCAGCGACCTGGAGGCCAAGTGCGAGAAGGTGTCTGAGTTTG TGGTGTCTAAGCCAGGCACGTGTGTGAAGGTGCTGACCATCGAGCCCCCGCCTGCAGACCCCCGCCTCCGGGAGGACATGGCGCTGCTGGCTGACTGTGCCCTGCCCCCTGAGCTCCGA GGTGATCTTTGGGAGCTGCCCTTCCCTTGTCCTGATGGCTTCAACAGCTGCCCTGACGTCTGCTTCCGAGTGGCCGGCTGCAGCTTCCTCTGCCACAAG GCCTTCTTCTGTGGCCGCAGTGACTACTTCCGGGCCCTGCTGGATGACCACTTCCGAGAGAGCGAGGAGCCGGAGACCTCAGGGGGCCCCCCAGCCATCACCCTGCACGGCATCTCACCCGACATCTTCACCCATGTGCTCTACTACGTGTACAGCGACCACACTGAG CTGTCCCCTGAGGCGGCCTACGACGTGCTGAGCATCGCCGACATGTACCTACTGCCAGGCCTGAAGAGGCTGTGTGGCCGTAGCCTGGCCCAGGTGCTAGACGAGGACAGTGTGGTGGGTGTGTGGCGCGTGGCCAAGCTCTTCCGCTTGGCGCGGCTTGAGGACCAGTGCACTGAGTACATGGCCAAGGTCATTGAAAAG CTGGTGGAGCGGGAAGACTTCGTGGAGGCCGTGAAAGAGGAGGCAGCGGCTGTGGCGGCCCGGCAGGAGACGGACTCCATCCCGCTGGTGGACGACATCCGCTTCCACGTGGCCAGCACGGTGCAGACCTACAGCGCCATAGAGGAGGCGCAGCAGCGGCTGCGGGCACTCGAGGACCTGCTCGTGTCCATTGGCCTGGACTGTTGA
- the LOC105477810 gene encoding ankyrin repeat and BTB/POZ domain-containing protein 1 isoform X5, which yields MGWTRREGVPSTCWSSETWRYYACLCGHEELVLYLLANGARCEANTFDGERCLYGALSDPIRRALRDYKQVTASCRRRDYYDDFLQRLLEQGIHSDVVFVVHGKPFRVHRCVLGARSAYFANMLDTKWKGKSVVVLRHPLINPVAFGALLQYLYTGRLDIGVEHVSDCERLAKQCQLWDLLSDLEAKCEKVSEFVVSKPGTCVKVLTIEPPPADPRLREDMALLADCALPPELRGDLWELPFPCPDGFNSCPDVCFRVAGCSFLCHKAFFCGRSDYFRALLDDHFRESEEPETSGGPPAITLHGISPDIFTHVLYYVYSDHTELSPEAAYDVLSIADMYLLPGLKRLCGRSLAQVLDEDSVVGVWRVAKLFRLARLEDQCTEYMAKVIEKLVEREDFVEAVKEEAAAVAARQETDSIPLVDDIRFHVASTVQTYSAIEEAQQRLRALEDLLVSIGLDC from the exons ATGGGCTGGACGCGGAGGGAAGGGGTGCCCA GTACCTGCTGGAGCAGCGAGACGTGGAG GTACTATGCCTGCTTGTGTGGGCACGAGGAGCTGGTACTCTACCTTCTGGCCAATG GAGCCCGCTGTGAGGCCAACACCTTCGATGGTGAGCGCTGCCTCTATGGGGCACTGAGTGACCCCATCCGCCGGGCTCTACGTGATTACAAGCAGGTCACAGCTTCCTGCAGGAGGCGGGATTACTATGATGACTTCTTGCAGCG GCTTCTAGAGCAGGGCATCCACAGTGATGTGGTCTTTGTAGTACACGGAAAGCCATTCCGGGTGCATCGCTGCGTCCTGGGTGCACGCAGTGCCTACTTTGCTAACATGCTGGACACCAAATGGAAGGGCAAGAGTGTCGTGGTTCTCAGGCACCCACTG ATCAACCCTGTGGCCTTTGGGGCCCTGCTGCAGTACCTGTACACAG gCCGCCTGGACATTGGTGTAGAGCATGTGAGTGACTGTGAACGCCTGGCCAAGCAGTGCCAGCTGTGGGACCTGCTCAGCGACCTGGAGGCCAAGTGCGAGAAGGTGTCTGAGTTTG TGGTGTCTAAGCCAGGCACGTGTGTGAAGGTGCTGACCATCGAGCCCCCGCCTGCAGACCCCCGCCTCCGGGAGGACATGGCGCTGCTGGCTGACTGTGCCCTGCCCCCTGAGCTCCGA GGTGATCTTTGGGAGCTGCCCTTCCCTTGTCCTGATGGCTTCAACAGCTGCCCTGACGTCTGCTTCCGAGTGGCCGGCTGCAGCTTCCTCTGCCACAAG GCCTTCTTCTGTGGCCGCAGTGACTACTTCCGGGCCCTGCTGGATGACCACTTCCGAGAGAGCGAGGAGCCGGAGACCTCAGGGGGCCCCCCAGCCATCACCCTGCACGGCATCTCACCCGACATCTTCACCCATGTGCTCTACTACGTGTACAGCGACCACACTGAG CTGTCCCCTGAGGCGGCCTACGACGTGCTGAGCATCGCCGACATGTACCTACTGCCAGGCCTGAAGAGGCTGTGTGGCCGTAGCCTGGCCCAGGTGCTAGACGAGGACAGTGTGGTGGGTGTGTGGCGCGTGGCCAAGCTCTTCCGCTTGGCGCGGCTTGAGGACCAGTGCACTGAGTACATGGCCAAGGTCATTGAAAAG CTGGTGGAGCGGGAAGACTTCGTGGAGGCCGTGAAAGAGGAGGCAGCGGCTGTGGCGGCCCGGCAGGAGACGGACTCCATCCCGCTGGTGGACGACATCCGCTTCCACGTGGCCAGCACGGTGCAGACCTACAGCGCCATAGAGGAGGCGCAGCAGCGGCTGCGGGCACTCGAGGACCTGCTCGTGTCCATTGGCCTGGACTGTTGA
- the LOC105477810 gene encoding ankyrin repeat and BTB/POZ domain-containing protein 1 isoform X11 — MLDTKWKGKSVVVLRHPLINPVAFGALLQYLYTGRLDIGVEHVSDCERLAKQCQLWDLLSDLEAKCEKVSEFVVSKPGTCVKVLTIEPPPADPRLREDMALLADCALPPELRGDLWELPFPCPDGFNSCPDVCFRVAGCSFLCHKAFFCGRSDYFRALLDDHFRESEEPETSGGPPAITLHGISPDIFTHVLYYVYSDHTELSPEAAYDVLSIADMYLLPGLKRLCGRSLAQVLDEDSVVGVWRVAKLFRLARLEDQCTEYMAKVIEKLVEREDFVEAVKEEAAAVAARQETDSIPLVDDIRFHVASTVQTYSAIEEAQQRLRALEDLLVSIGLDC, encoded by the exons ATGCTGGACACCAAATGGAAGGGCAAGAGTGTCGTGGTTCTCAGGCACCCACTG ATCAACCCTGTGGCCTTTGGGGCCCTGCTGCAGTACCTGTACACAG gCCGCCTGGACATTGGTGTAGAGCATGTGAGTGACTGTGAACGCCTGGCCAAGCAGTGCCAGCTGTGGGACCTGCTCAGCGACCTGGAGGCCAAGTGCGAGAAGGTGTCTGAGTTTG TGGTGTCTAAGCCAGGCACGTGTGTGAAGGTGCTGACCATCGAGCCCCCGCCTGCAGACCCCCGCCTCCGGGAGGACATGGCGCTGCTGGCTGACTGTGCCCTGCCCCCTGAGCTCCGA GGTGATCTTTGGGAGCTGCCCTTCCCTTGTCCTGATGGCTTCAACAGCTGCCCTGACGTCTGCTTCCGAGTGGCCGGCTGCAGCTTCCTCTGCCACAAG GCCTTCTTCTGTGGCCGCAGTGACTACTTCCGGGCCCTGCTGGATGACCACTTCCGAGAGAGCGAGGAGCCGGAGACCTCAGGGGGCCCCCCAGCCATCACCCTGCACGGCATCTCACCCGACATCTTCACCCATGTGCTCTACTACGTGTACAGCGACCACACTGAG CTGTCCCCTGAGGCGGCCTACGACGTGCTGAGCATCGCCGACATGTACCTACTGCCAGGCCTGAAGAGGCTGTGTGGCCGTAGCCTGGCCCAGGTGCTAGACGAGGACAGTGTGGTGGGTGTGTGGCGCGTGGCCAAGCTCTTCCGCTTGGCGCGGCTTGAGGACCAGTGCACTGAGTACATGGCCAAGGTCATTGAAAAG CTGGTGGAGCGGGAAGACTTCGTGGAGGCCGTGAAAGAGGAGGCAGCGGCTGTGGCGGCCCGGCAGGAGACGGACTCCATCCCGCTGGTGGACGACATCCGCTTCCACGTGGCCAGCACGGTGCAGACCTACAGCGCCATAGAGGAGGCGCAGCAGCGGCTGCGGGCACTCGAGGACCTGCTCGTGTCCATTGGCCTGGACTGTTGA
- the LOC105477810 gene encoding ankyrin repeat and BTB/POZ domain-containing protein 1 isoform X3, with translation MWAECDHEPVLTQALTSFLPRYLLEQRDVEVNVRDKWDSTPLYYACLCGHEELVLYLLANGARCEANTFDGERCLYGALSDPIRRALRDYKQVTASCRRRDYYDDFLQRLLEQGIHSDVVFVVHGKPFRVHRCVLGARSAYFANMLDTKWKGKSVVVLRHPLINPVAFGALLQYLYTGRLDIGVEHVSDCERLAKQCQLWDLLSDLEAKCEKVSEFVVSKPGTCVKVLTIEPPPADPRLREDMALLADCALPPELRGDLWELPFPCPDGFNSCPDVCFRVAGCSFLCHKAFFCGRSDYFRALLDDHFRESEEPETSGGPPAITLHGISPDIFTHVLYYVYSDHTELSPEAAYDVLSIADMYLLPGLKRLCGRSLAQVLDEDSVVGVWRVAKLFRLARLEDQCTEYMAKVIEKLVEREDFVEAVKEEAAAVAARQETDSIPLVDDIRFHVASTVQTYSAIEEAQQRLRALEDLLVSIGLDC, from the exons ATGTGGGCCGAGTGCG ACCATGAACCCGTCCTGACCCAGGCTCTGACCTCCTTCCTGCCCAGGTACCTGCTGGAGCAGCGAGACGTGGAGGTGAATGTGCGGGACAAGTGGGACAGCACCCCCTT GTACTATGCCTGCTTGTGTGGGCACGAGGAGCTGGTACTCTACCTTCTGGCCAATG GAGCCCGCTGTGAGGCCAACACCTTCGATGGTGAGCGCTGCCTCTATGGGGCACTGAGTGACCCCATCCGCCGGGCTCTACGTGATTACAAGCAGGTCACAGCTTCCTGCAGGAGGCGGGATTACTATGATGACTTCTTGCAGCG GCTTCTAGAGCAGGGCATCCACAGTGATGTGGTCTTTGTAGTACACGGAAAGCCATTCCGGGTGCATCGCTGCGTCCTGGGTGCACGCAGTGCCTACTTTGCTAACATGCTGGACACCAAATGGAAGGGCAAGAGTGTCGTGGTTCTCAGGCACCCACTG ATCAACCCTGTGGCCTTTGGGGCCCTGCTGCAGTACCTGTACACAG gCCGCCTGGACATTGGTGTAGAGCATGTGAGTGACTGTGAACGCCTGGCCAAGCAGTGCCAGCTGTGGGACCTGCTCAGCGACCTGGAGGCCAAGTGCGAGAAGGTGTCTGAGTTTG TGGTGTCTAAGCCAGGCACGTGTGTGAAGGTGCTGACCATCGAGCCCCCGCCTGCAGACCCCCGCCTCCGGGAGGACATGGCGCTGCTGGCTGACTGTGCCCTGCCCCCTGAGCTCCGA GGTGATCTTTGGGAGCTGCCCTTCCCTTGTCCTGATGGCTTCAACAGCTGCCCTGACGTCTGCTTCCGAGTGGCCGGCTGCAGCTTCCTCTGCCACAAG GCCTTCTTCTGTGGCCGCAGTGACTACTTCCGGGCCCTGCTGGATGACCACTTCCGAGAGAGCGAGGAGCCGGAGACCTCAGGGGGCCCCCCAGCCATCACCCTGCACGGCATCTCACCCGACATCTTCACCCATGTGCTCTACTACGTGTACAGCGACCACACTGAG CTGTCCCCTGAGGCGGCCTACGACGTGCTGAGCATCGCCGACATGTACCTACTGCCAGGCCTGAAGAGGCTGTGTGGCCGTAGCCTGGCCCAGGTGCTAGACGAGGACAGTGTGGTGGGTGTGTGGCGCGTGGCCAAGCTCTTCCGCTTGGCGCGGCTTGAGGACCAGTGCACTGAGTACATGGCCAAGGTCATTGAAAAG CTGGTGGAGCGGGAAGACTTCGTGGAGGCCGTGAAAGAGGAGGCAGCGGCTGTGGCGGCCCGGCAGGAGACGGACTCCATCCCGCTGGTGGACGACATCCGCTTCCACGTGGCCAGCACGGTGCAGACCTACAGCGCCATAGAGGAGGCGCAGCAGCGGCTGCGGGCACTCGAGGACCTGCTCGTGTCCATTGGCCTGGACTGTTGA
- the LOC105477810 gene encoding ankyrin repeat and BTB/POZ domain-containing protein 1 isoform X4, with protein sequence MDTSDLFASCRKGDVGRVRYLLEQRDVEVNVRDKWDSTPLYYACLCGHEELVLYLLANGARCEANTFDGERCLYGALSDPIRRALRDYKQVTASCRRRDYYDDFLQRLLEQGIHSDVVFVVHGKPFRVHRCVLGARSAYFANMLDTKWKGKSVVVLRHPLINPVAFGALLQYLYTGRLDIGVEHVSDCERLAKQCQLWDLLSDLEAKCEKVSEFVVSKPGTCVKVLTIEPPPADPRLREDMALLADCALPPELRGDLWELPFPCPDGFNSCPDVCFRVAGCSFLCHKAFFCGRSDYFRALLDDHFRESEEPETSGGPPAITLHGISPDIFTHVLYYVYSDHTELSPEAAYDVLSIADMYLLPGLKRLCGRSLAQVLDEDSVVGVWRVAKLFRLARLEDQCTEYMAKVIEKLVEREDFVEAVKEEAAAVAARQETDSIPLVDDIRFHVASTVQTYSAIEEAQQRLRALEDLLVSIGLDC encoded by the exons ATGGACACCAGCGACTTGTTCGCCAGCTGCAGGAAGGGGGATGTGGGCCGAGTGCG GTACCTGCTGGAGCAGCGAGACGTGGAGGTGAATGTGCGGGACAAGTGGGACAGCACCCCCTT GTACTATGCCTGCTTGTGTGGGCACGAGGAGCTGGTACTCTACCTTCTGGCCAATG GAGCCCGCTGTGAGGCCAACACCTTCGATGGTGAGCGCTGCCTCTATGGGGCACTGAGTGACCCCATCCGCCGGGCTCTACGTGATTACAAGCAGGTCACAGCTTCCTGCAGGAGGCGGGATTACTATGATGACTTCTTGCAGCG GCTTCTAGAGCAGGGCATCCACAGTGATGTGGTCTTTGTAGTACACGGAAAGCCATTCCGGGTGCATCGCTGCGTCCTGGGTGCACGCAGTGCCTACTTTGCTAACATGCTGGACACCAAATGGAAGGGCAAGAGTGTCGTGGTTCTCAGGCACCCACTG ATCAACCCTGTGGCCTTTGGGGCCCTGCTGCAGTACCTGTACACAG gCCGCCTGGACATTGGTGTAGAGCATGTGAGTGACTGTGAACGCCTGGCCAAGCAGTGCCAGCTGTGGGACCTGCTCAGCGACCTGGAGGCCAAGTGCGAGAAGGTGTCTGAGTTTG TGGTGTCTAAGCCAGGCACGTGTGTGAAGGTGCTGACCATCGAGCCCCCGCCTGCAGACCCCCGCCTCCGGGAGGACATGGCGCTGCTGGCTGACTGTGCCCTGCCCCCTGAGCTCCGA GGTGATCTTTGGGAGCTGCCCTTCCCTTGTCCTGATGGCTTCAACAGCTGCCCTGACGTCTGCTTCCGAGTGGCCGGCTGCAGCTTCCTCTGCCACAAG GCCTTCTTCTGTGGCCGCAGTGACTACTTCCGGGCCCTGCTGGATGACCACTTCCGAGAGAGCGAGGAGCCGGAGACCTCAGGGGGCCCCCCAGCCATCACCCTGCACGGCATCTCACCCGACATCTTCACCCATGTGCTCTACTACGTGTACAGCGACCACACTGAG CTGTCCCCTGAGGCGGCCTACGACGTGCTGAGCATCGCCGACATGTACCTACTGCCAGGCCTGAAGAGGCTGTGTGGCCGTAGCCTGGCCCAGGTGCTAGACGAGGACAGTGTGGTGGGTGTGTGGCGCGTGGCCAAGCTCTTCCGCTTGGCGCGGCTTGAGGACCAGTGCACTGAGTACATGGCCAAGGTCATTGAAAAG CTGGTGGAGCGGGAAGACTTCGTGGAGGCCGTGAAAGAGGAGGCAGCGGCTGTGGCGGCCCGGCAGGAGACGGACTCCATCCCGCTGGTGGACGACATCCGCTTCCACGTGGCCAGCACGGTGCAGACCTACAGCGCCATAGAGGAGGCGCAGCAGCGGCTGCGGGCACTCGAGGACCTGCTCGTGTCCATTGGCCTGGACTGTTGA
- the LOC105477810 gene encoding ankyrin repeat and BTB/POZ domain-containing protein 1 isoform X6, producing the protein MWAECGTCWSSETWRYYACLCGHEELVLYLLANGARCEANTFDGERCLYGALSDPIRRALRDYKQVTASCRRRDYYDDFLQRLLEQGIHSDVVFVVHGKPFRVHRCVLGARSAYFANMLDTKWKGKSVVVLRHPLINPVAFGALLQYLYTGRLDIGVEHVSDCERLAKQCQLWDLLSDLEAKCEKVSEFVVSKPGTCVKVLTIEPPPADPRLREDMALLADCALPPELRGDLWELPFPCPDGFNSCPDVCFRVAGCSFLCHKAFFCGRSDYFRALLDDHFRESEEPETSGGPPAITLHGISPDIFTHVLYYVYSDHTELSPEAAYDVLSIADMYLLPGLKRLCGRSLAQVLDEDSVVGVWRVAKLFRLARLEDQCTEYMAKVIEKLVEREDFVEAVKEEAAAVAARQETDSIPLVDDIRFHVASTVQTYSAIEEAQQRLRALEDLLVSIGLDC; encoded by the exons ATGTGGGCCGAGTGCG GTACCTGCTGGAGCAGCGAGACGTGGAG GTACTATGCCTGCTTGTGTGGGCACGAGGAGCTGGTACTCTACCTTCTGGCCAATG GAGCCCGCTGTGAGGCCAACACCTTCGATGGTGAGCGCTGCCTCTATGGGGCACTGAGTGACCCCATCCGCCGGGCTCTACGTGATTACAAGCAGGTCACAGCTTCCTGCAGGAGGCGGGATTACTATGATGACTTCTTGCAGCG GCTTCTAGAGCAGGGCATCCACAGTGATGTGGTCTTTGTAGTACACGGAAAGCCATTCCGGGTGCATCGCTGCGTCCTGGGTGCACGCAGTGCCTACTTTGCTAACATGCTGGACACCAAATGGAAGGGCAAGAGTGTCGTGGTTCTCAGGCACCCACTG ATCAACCCTGTGGCCTTTGGGGCCCTGCTGCAGTACCTGTACACAG gCCGCCTGGACATTGGTGTAGAGCATGTGAGTGACTGTGAACGCCTGGCCAAGCAGTGCCAGCTGTGGGACCTGCTCAGCGACCTGGAGGCCAAGTGCGAGAAGGTGTCTGAGTTTG TGGTGTCTAAGCCAGGCACGTGTGTGAAGGTGCTGACCATCGAGCCCCCGCCTGCAGACCCCCGCCTCCGGGAGGACATGGCGCTGCTGGCTGACTGTGCCCTGCCCCCTGAGCTCCGA GGTGATCTTTGGGAGCTGCCCTTCCCTTGTCCTGATGGCTTCAACAGCTGCCCTGACGTCTGCTTCCGAGTGGCCGGCTGCAGCTTCCTCTGCCACAAG GCCTTCTTCTGTGGCCGCAGTGACTACTTCCGGGCCCTGCTGGATGACCACTTCCGAGAGAGCGAGGAGCCGGAGACCTCAGGGGGCCCCCCAGCCATCACCCTGCACGGCATCTCACCCGACATCTTCACCCATGTGCTCTACTACGTGTACAGCGACCACACTGAG CTGTCCCCTGAGGCGGCCTACGACGTGCTGAGCATCGCCGACATGTACCTACTGCCAGGCCTGAAGAGGCTGTGTGGCCGTAGCCTGGCCCAGGTGCTAGACGAGGACAGTGTGGTGGGTGTGTGGCGCGTGGCCAAGCTCTTCCGCTTGGCGCGGCTTGAGGACCAGTGCACTGAGTACATGGCCAAGGTCATTGAAAAG CTGGTGGAGCGGGAAGACTTCGTGGAGGCCGTGAAAGAGGAGGCAGCGGCTGTGGCGGCCCGGCAGGAGACGGACTCCATCCCGCTGGTGGACGACATCCGCTTCCACGTGGCCAGCACGGTGCAGACCTACAGCGCCATAGAGGAGGCGCAGCAGCGGCTGCGGGCACTCGAGGACCTGCTCGTGTCCATTGGCCTGGACTGTTGA